Sequence from the Rhodopirellula halodulae genome:
TGAACTGCAATCTCTGGTCACTGAATACGGCAACACTCCGGCTGGCCGCCGCCGAAGCACGATCGTGGTTCCAACCGAAGAAGTCGAGTACACCGAAGAAGACTTCATCGTGGCGGAAGATTGCCACGTCATGGTCACGGTCGATGGTTGGGTCAAACGCCAAAAGCAAATTGCGGATCCATCCAAGAGTCGTCTTCGTCAGGGCGATGAAGTGCTGGCGTGCGTCGCCGGAAGCACTCGCACGACCATCGCGTTCTTCAGCAGCTTGGGTGTTTGCTACACGGCCCGCATGGTCGACATTCCCGCCTCGACCGGATTTGGCGAACCGATTCAAAAACTCTTCAAATTCAAAGATGGCGAACGCATCATTGCGGCGATGTCGATGGACTCACGCGTGATCGGTGACATCAGCGAAGACCCCAAGGGGCAATACTATCCCGCCGTCCATGGACTGGCCGCCAGCAGTGATGGCTACGCGTTGCGATTCGGATTGCAACCCTTTGCAGAACCATCGACTCGTGCCGGCCGTAAATTTGCTCGTGTAAAACCCGGTGCCAGCATCATCGACGTGGCACCGATCACAGGTACCGAAACGATCTTGGCTGTCTCCGCCGATGCTCGTGCCATGGTGTGCGCCGTGGACGATGTCAACTATTTGTCGGGGGCGGGCAAAGGCGTTCTGCTATTGAAGCTGGCCGCGGGCGACAAACTGCTTGGTTTCAAACCTTCCACGGGCGACCGAGACTTGTTGAACGTGGTGACCAATCGCGGTGCCAAGAAAACCGTCTCGACCGCGAAGTACCGGACGACGTCCCGTGGTGGTCGCGGTATTGAACTGCAAAAGAACGGCAAGATTGCCGAAATCGTTCGTGATCCCATCGAACCGCCGCCGGTCTTTGAAGACTGATCCAGCAAGTTCATCGAGCGAACTCATTCGGGTTCGCAACCAAGTCTCTTCTCATCCCATCGATCCACAACGCACCATCGTCCATGTCCGTTGCACCGAAAGAATACAACGCCAAAAACATCACCGCGCTGGAAGGCCTCGAGCCTGTTCGGAAGCGACCGGGGATGTACATCGGCGGCGTCGGTTCCGCAGGCCTTCATCATTTGATTTGGGAAATCGTTGACAACTCGGTCGACGAGGCCATGAACGGTCACGCGTCCGAAATTGTGGTGACGTTGCACAAGGACGGCGAAACCATCACGGTCAGCGACAACGGGCGCGGGATTCCAGTCGACAAGCACCCCAAGACAAAGAAGTCCGCTTTGGAAATGGTGCTGACGGTGCTGCATGCCGGCGGAAAATTCGAAGGCGATAACTACAAGACATCCGGCGGTTTGCACGGTGTGGGGGCTTCGGTTGTCAACGCACTCAGTAAAGAGTTGGTCGCTGTTGTTAAACGCAATGGGGCTCAGTACCGCATGGCGTTCAGCCGCGGGCAAGCCACGTCCAAACTGCAAAAGCTTCGCGGCACGGTTCGGGGGACGGGAACGACGATCACGTTCACACCCGACCCAACGATCTTTCCGCGGACCACGTTCAACACGGAAACGATCAAGCAGCGTTTGGAAACCGCCAGCTTCCTGCATCGCGGTGTGAAAGTCACCTACGTCGACGAAGTCGCCAAAACTCGTGAAACGTTTTTGCATGAAAACGGGATCGTGGACTACCTCGGCAAAGTCATCAAGGAACGTGAGGCTCGCACGATCCACGAAGCACCGTTCACGTACCGCATCGACGAAGACAACCGCGTTGAAGCAACTTTGCAGTGGACTGAATCAACCGATGAACACGTCCGCAGTTACGTCAACGGCATTCCCACCGCCAGCGGCGGAACACACGAGAACGGATTTCGAGGCGGTGTGGTCAAAGCCGTTCGCAATCACATCGACACGCACAATTTGACGCCTCGTGGGGTGAAGATCACGCACGAAGACATTCGCGAAGGTTTGATCGCGATCGTTTCGATCTTTGTGGCCGAGCCTCAGTTCCAGGGCCAGACGAAAGACCGCCTGAACAACCCCGAAGCTCATGGAATTGTCGAATCAGGCATCCGCGGTGCCATGGAACAATGGCTGAACAACAACCCGTCAGTCGCCGATGCCGTGATCGCTCGGATTGTCGCCGCCGCCCGAGCCCGCGCCGCATCGCGTGCCGCCAGCGAAGCCGTTTCGCGAAAAGGCGGTTCGAAGCGAACCATGTTACCCGGCAAATTGTCGGATTGCGTTTCCGGTGGCAAAGGCAAATCCGAGTTGTTCATCGTCGAAGGTGACTCGGCAGGTGGCAGTGCCAAGCAAGGCCGCGACCGCAATTGCCAAGCGATCCTGCCGCTGCGAGGAAAGGTGCTGAACACCGAATCCGCGACGCTGAAGAAGATCTTGGACAACAAAGAAATCCAAGACATGATCGCTTCGCTTGGATGTGGCATCGGACCGTCACTGAACTTGGCCAACTTGCGTTATGACCGAATCATCCTGTTGGCGGATGCTGACAGCGATGGTCACCACATCACGACGTTGCTGCTGACGTTTTTCTACCGGCACATGCCAGCCTTGATCGCGGACGGGCGTTTGTTCATCGCCGTTCCGCCGCTGTACCGAATCGACATCGGCAAAGAAACGTTTTGGGCCGCCGACGAAGAGGACCGCGAACGGATTTTGTCCGAGCACACAGGACGAGCCAATCCGGAGATCACGCGATTCAAAGGATTGGGTGAGATGATGCCGAAGGTGCTTTGGAACACGACGCTCGATCCGGCCAATCGCACGTTGTTGAAAGTCGAAATCGACGACCATTTGGAGACCGATCGAACGATCAGCGACCTGATGGGACGAGACGCCTCCGCCCGTTTCCGATTCATCATGGAACGAGCCGAAGACGCCAGCGAGATCGATATCTAGGCGGTCCGGTTCTCTGCCAAGCACCCCGCAGTGCTAAGAGTCTGGCTTCACCAGACACACCTTTCCATCTAGCGGCTCGGCGCAAGCCGACCGGTGGCACTGTCTAACACCACAGCTTCGCCAGAATCGGTCGTGACCCTGGCACCGCCTGAGAAACACCGTCCCAAGCAGCGGCTCGGCGCAAGCCGACCGGTCTCACCCCAACTGCGTCGAACCAAACAACCGACTAGAACTGATGGCCCTTGCGGGGACCGTCTTGGGTTTGGGTCAGGATCTCGGGGCCTTGTTCGGTCATCAAAATGGAATGCTCGAACTGGGCCGATGGGCGTCCGTCGCGGGTTCGCACCGTCCATCCGTCGGACTTGTCGCATTGCGTGTAACGCGAACCAGCGTTGATCATAGGTTCGATGGTGAAGCACATGCCCGGGAACAGCCGGTCGATGCGGCTTTGTCGGTTCGGGAAGTGCGGGATCGATGGATCCAAGTGGAACTGTTTTCCCAGACCATGTCCGACGTATTCACGAACGACGGTGAAACCACGTCCTTCGGCTTCCGGGACCACCGCTTCGCCAATCGTCGCCACGCGACAACCTGGCGTCAGGGCGTCGATTGCCATGTGCATGCAATCAAACGCACACTGCGTCACGGCTCGTTTTTCGTCGCTGACTTCCCCCAACAAGAACGTTTCGCTCTGGTCGCCATGCCACCCATCGACGACGGTGGTGATGTCGATGTTGACGATGTCGCCATCCTGCAATTCATACCCATCGGGAATGCCGTGGCAGATGACTTCGTTCACGCTGGTGCAGCAACTCTTGGGATACTTCTGGTAACCCAAGGTTGCGGCTCGGTATCCGTGGCCGTAGGTCCAATCGTGGATCATCTGATCCAGCTTTTCCGTGGTGATTCCAGGTTTCACATGTGGACGGATGTAGTCCATCAGCGCCGCGTTGGCCTGGCCGGCGGCCCGCATCATGTCGCGCTGCGTGTTGGAAAGAATCAGTTTTCGTTGCTTGGTCAGCATGCTTTTTGGGGGTGCCGAATGGAAAAGATCGGTGCCATGCGTGGCGTTTTGAAAGCATAGCAGGTTTGTGGTTCTGGCAAACCCAAACCGCGGTTAGATGCCGCACTGTGGAGGGATCCTCCGCCGCAAGATCCTTGCAATCGACGCATTCCGCCGATCCCGGCGACCTCTGGACGGAACTTTTGTGCCCATACAGGGTTAGTTCGTTACGGAACCATACCAAAAACTGGTTCCCAATCTCCTCTGGCAACTATCCTGGCTCTCGAGTTTTGGCAGGCATTTCCGCCTCGCTGGGCTCCGTCCCAAAGCTTATCTAACGAAATGAATCGAATCGATTTCCCAATGCAGCCCGGTGAGAACGAGTCACAGCTTGGCATAGCCGCCGGCCGAGGATTCCATGCTGAGTCATGGACGCGGTGCAATTTCGCGAGGTGCGTACCGCAAAAACGTGGTTGGCTGATCGCCGGTTTGCTGGGTTTGGCGGTCACCGTTGGGCACACTGACCCCGCCGCGGCTCAGGAACCCGCCGCGGCGGATTCGGCCAGCTCCACCGTGGGAGACTCTTCCGCATCGACGACCAACGAATCCAAGGAGTTGCGATTCAACTTCTCGGGAGCACCCTGGGGCGACGTTCTGCGGTGGTTCTCCGAGCAAGCGGATTTGTCCTTGCAGTTGGACGCCTCTCCCGCCGGCACGGTCAATTTCAGTGATCCGACGAAAACCTATTCCATCGGCGAAGGCCTGGATCTGATCAACCGCCTGTTGTTGGATCGTGGATGGGCCTTGGTTCGTCGCGGCCGGATGTTGTTGCTGGTCGACCTGGAAGCCGAGAACGCCGAGAAGTTGATCAGCGAGATGGCTGAGTTGGTCACGCCGGAATCATTCGAAGGACGTGGAAACAGTGACATCGTTCGATGCGTTTTTCCTTTGGGTGGATTGACCGCCGAGGAAGCTCGCGAGGAACTGTCGCAGATCATCGGTCCTTGGGGACGCATCAATGTGCTCGGCGGTGCTCGACAAGTGGTCGTGACTGAAACCGTTGGCAAGTTGAAAACCATCCAATCGGTGTTGTCCGCGGCGGAGGAAGCCCAATCCAGCGTCGTTGAGATCGCGCTGGAGAATCGTGCGGCGGAAGAGATCCTGGAAATCGCTCGTCCGCTGGTTGGGTTGGAACCTGGGATGAACCTCGGCGACGATCTGCGCATTTCGGTTTCGCTGTACGGCGATCGTGTGTTCGCCACGGGAGATCCCGCGAAGCTTGCGTTGCTGAAAAGCATCTTCACGAAAGCCGACAAGCCGATCCCGGGCAGTGAAGACGCGGAGGAAGTCGAGGTCGTTCAACCGGTGTTGAAGACGCACTCGGTTGCGTCGGCCAATCTGCAGACCGCGTTCGATGTGTTGCAAACCTTGCTGCAAGGCACCCCGGACACTCGCATTGCTTTGGATACCAAACGAGGCGTCATCGTCGCGTCGGCTCGCCCCGAGACGCAACAACGCATCGCGTCGACGATCGCTGAGTTGGAAGGTGATGGTGACAACTTTGCGATCATCAACCTGAAACGTTTGGAACCCGCGAATGCTTTGTTGACCATCAACAAATTCTTCGGCGTGACAGAAACCGGTGGCCAAGGACCAACGGTCGACGGTGATCCAGAAACCGGGCGATTGTGGGTGCGTGGAACAGCCAGCCAAATCGAAACGGTCAAACGTCTGATCGATGAACTGGAAAACGATCCGTTGACCGGCGGGCTGGGCGAAAACGTCCGAGTGTTGCCACTGTCGGGACCTTCCGCCAATCAAACGCTGCGGCAATTGGAAAGTTTGTGGCCCATGACGGGACGCGAAAATCGTCTTCGTGTGGTCGTGCCGAATTCAACGGAAGAAGGCCGTTTGCAAGAGGGCAATGGCACGCAGCCAATCCGTCGTCCGATGAATCCCAACGCGGATCAAGAAGCCCGCTGGGAAGTCGCCCCGGCCAAAGCCAATAACCCATTCGCAGTGATTCAACGCGAAACGTTGGTTCGGACCTACGATGACACCGAAGCGACCGGTGAAGAATCCAATGCGAACTCGACGGAGGAATCGCAGGGGCCCACTTTGCTGGAGGACGAGTCGGCCAATTTAAATGCGGGAGCGGACATTGTCGTGCAGATGACTCCCGCCGGATTGGTCATCGCTTCGAAGGACACCGAGGCGTTGGACGCGTTCGAACAACTGCTGAATTCCATCAGTGCTTCGTCGACGACCGCCAGCGATCTGCCAACGGTCTTTCGTTTGAAATACATCAAGGCCGACGTGGCCTCGGAGCTGGTCGCCAGTGTTCTGGGGGGTGCGGAGTCGTCGTCTGGCTCGCTGACGGAATCGGTGATGGGCGGCTTGGGCGGCGGCATGCTGGGCGGATTGCTCGGGATGGGTGGCGGTGGTGGTGATGAACCTTCCACGGCGCGTTCGATTCTCACCAGCCGCGGCAGCGTCAACATCGTGGCCGATGGTCACCTGAACTCGTTGATTGTTCAGGCCAGCCCCGCCGACCTGGAATTCATCCGTTTGGTGATCCAGGAAATCGACCAAGAGGAAAGCCCGGAATTGGTTCGCACGGTTCCCACACCTAAGTTGATCCCGGTCATCTATCAAGAAGCTTCCTCGGTCGCCGAAATCGTCAAATCCGTTTTCGCGGAAAAAATGTTCCAGGAGGAAAGCAGCCGTGGCGGCGGCGGAGGGCGGCAACCGTCGCCGGAGGACTTCATCAACGCGATCCGTGGTGGTCGCGGCGGTCGAGGTGGCGGCGGAACAGAAAAACCAAAAAGCGAACCGACCAAGATCATCGTCGCGGTGGATGAACGCAGCAATTCATTGGTCGTGACGGCGACCCCACAAGATTTTGAACAGGTGGAGGAGCTGGTCGGGATCTTGGACCAACAAGGCATGGAGCAAGAAGAACAGACCGTGGTCCTGCCTTTGGCCGGTGGCGTTCGCGCAGAAGTGTTACAACAAGCGTTGGAGTCGATGCTGGGTGTCAAAGCAACGACGTCCACATCCACCTCCAGCTCGTCGGGATCATCGAGCTCCAGCAGTTCGTCCCGTTCGTCCATGCCCACCGGTTCGTCACCCGAAGACATTCGGCGACGCATTGAGTTCTTCCGTTCGCGATTCGGCGGCGGAGGTGGAACTCCGGGCGGCTTCGGCGGACGCGGTGGCGATACCGGACGTGGCAGAGGAGGCGATACAGGTCGCGGAGGTCGCGGCGGAACAACAGGCGGAGGACGAGGACGATGATCATGCACGCAGGCGAGATTCTTCAACGACGAGGTTTGTTGACTCCGCAGCAATTGGAACAGAGCCGCAATGGCGACCCGCAATCGGTCGTCGATAACGCGGTCACGTTGGGGTATGTCTCCGCACGAGACGCCTTGTCCGCGATTGCTGACGAAGTCGGTTTGGAATTTCGTGACTTGCGAACTTCCGAGATCGATCTGTCGGCGTTGGAAGGATTTCCACAAAAGCTGATCTATCGTCATTCGATGTTCCCGATCGGTTGGGACGACGGTGCTTTGCTGGTCGCAACCGCAGATCCGTTCGATCTCTATCCGTTGGACGAAGCCTGTGCGACCACCGGCAAAACGGTGATTCCCGTCGTTGCCGAACGAAATGAAATCAGTCGTCTGGTGAAAAAACACCTCGGCGTCGGTAGTGAAACTGTCGAAGGGTTGGTCGCCGCCGCGGGCGATGAAGAAGTCGAGCTGCTGGAAGGCATCGAATCCGACGGCAGCGAACTGTCGGAGATGGCACAGGAAGCCTCCGTGGTTCGGCTGGTCAATGAAATTTTGATCGAAGCCGTCGATTCACGGGCGAGTGACATTCACATCGAGTCCCAATCGGACGGTCTGGTGATCCGGTACCGCATCGACGGGATTCTGCATCCGCAACCGGTGCCTCCGGAGATCAACCGTTTCCAAGCGGCCATCATCAGCCGTCTGAAAATCATGGCTCGGTTGAACATCGCTGAGAAGCGATTGCCGCAGGACGGCCGGATCAAGCTGCGTGTTCACGGCCGCGAGGTCGACATTCGTTTGAGCGTCATCCCCATGATCCACGGCGAAGGCTTGGTCATGCGGGTGTTGGACAAATCGTCCATGGTCTTTGATCTGCAAGGCCTAGGGATGTCCAAAGAGATCTATTCCAGGTTCAGCGAACTGATTCGGCTGCCTCACGGAATCATCTTGGTCACCGGACCGACGGGGAGTGGTAAAACGACGACGCTGTACAGCAGTCTGTTGGAAATCCGCAGTCCCGAAAACAAGATCATCACAACGGAAGACCCGGTTGAGTATCAGCTCGATGGGATCAACCAGATCCAAGTCCATTCGAAGATCGGTTTGACGTTCGCCGCGTCGCTGCGAAGCATTCTGCGTCACGACCCGGACATCGTGCTGGTCGGGGAAATTCGTGACTTGGAAACCGCTGAAAACGCCACCCAAGCGTCGTTGACCGGTCATATGGTGTTTAGCACGCTGCACACCAACGATGCCGCCGGTGCCTTCACGCGGATGGTCGACATGGGGGTGGAACCTTTCTTGGTCGCCGGCACGGTGGAAGCCGTCATGGCTCAGCGACTGCTGCGTCGTCTTTGCCCGCATTGCAAGAAAGCCGTCACACCGGATCGCAGTGATCTGCCAAAGGACTTTCCTTGGGACGAACTGGACGGCAAAGAGATCTACGAAAGCGTCGGTTGCCGCGAATGTCGCAACGTGGGCTACTCCGGTCGATTGGGGATCTACGAATTGCTGGTCAGCAGCGAAAACATTCGCGAAATGGCTCAGAATCGTGCCAGCAGTTGGGACATCCGCCGCCAAGCCGTCAAGGAAGGCATGCGAACGCTGCGAATGGATGCCTGGGACAAAGTGGTCGCCGGCGTGACCAGCATTGATGAAGTCATGCGAGTGACCAAGGGCGAAGCGTTGTAGTCCTTGACCCGCTTCATCGCCCTCCCGCCATCGTAAGCGCCGCTCGTTCTCGCCCGCACAATCTCGCCCGCACATCCCACCGATCAAACCAGCCCGCCTTCCGCCATGCCAACGTTCCAGTACACCGCCCGAGACATGTCCGGAAAAAGCGTTCAAGGAACGCTGGAGGCTGGCTCGCAACGGGAGGCGACGTCACTGCTCACCGGTCGAGACCTCTTTCCGACTAAAATCACCGAGCAAAAGTCAGGCTCCGGTCTGTCTTTGTTCTCGGGAAAGAAGAAGAAAGTCAAAGGCCAGATCATGGCGACTTTCTATGGTCAGTTGGCGTCGCTACTTCGCAGTGGCGTGCCGATGATTCGATCGTTGACAATCCTGGGAGAACAATCCAGCACACCCGTGCTGGGTGAAGTCCTGCACGAAATTCGAGGTCGGGTGGAAGACGGTGAACCCATCGGCGACACGATGGCTCGTTATCCCGGTGTGTTCAGCGACATGGCCGTGAACATGGTCCGCGCCGGTACGGAAGGTGGCTTCTTAGAAGACGCCTTGGACCGTGTCGGTGTGTTCACGGAACTACAAGAAGACTTGAAGGGACGCACGATCAGCGCGATGGCTTACCCGGCGTTCTTGTTCACGGTGGGTACCGTCGTGATCTCGGCGTTGTTGGTGTTCTTCGTGCCGAAGTTCGACATGTTGTTTGATCGACTGCGTCAGAAAGGCGAAATGCCGGCGATGACGGAAGCCCTTCTGGGTTTCAGTAACTTCCTGCAAGGCTACGGTTGGATCGTGATGATCCTTGGCGTGGTCTTGATCTTCGTCCTGCGAGCACAACTGCAAACCGAACGCGGACAGGACATCTTCGACAAGGTGAAATTGAAAGTGCCCGTGTTGGGCGACATTTTGATGAACCTTTCGGTCGCGCGGTTTTGCCGCGTGCTCGGAACATTGCTCGCCAACGGGGTTCCGATTCTGAAGTCGCTGGACATCAGCAAATCGGCCACCGGCAACCGCTTGCTCAGTCGTTCGATTTCGGACGCGACGGAGAACATTCGTAGCGGTGAGAGTTTGGCCAAACCGCTTCGCCAGTCCGGCTACTTTCCAATTTCGGTCGTCGAGATGATTAGTGTCGGCGAAGAGAGCAACTCATTGGATCGCGTGCTTCCTGAAATCGCGGACTCACTGGAAAAGCGGACGTTCCGGCGGTTGGACCTGTTTGTTCGGTTGCTGGAACCTTTGATGCTACTCGTGATGGCCGTCTTGGTGCTGGCCGTCGTGATGGCACTGCTGATCCCAGTCCTGAAGAGCAGCACCAGCCTCTGAGTCTTGTGTTGCAATGCATGGAGGAAGCAGTGTTGCTTCCTGTTTAACTCGACTCAGTTGATTTCCCTGAGCAAGTCATCGCGGACCATCGTTTCGACGTCGTTCGGTTCCTGATCAGGTGGGTTCCAACGTGAGCTTGCTCTGCGAATGAGCGGGCTGTCGACGCTCGAAATGCAGTCGTCTTAGACGGAATAATCGTCACGTCTTGCCTGGGTTCGAGCGGATTCCTTGCTGGCTGAGCGGCTGGTGTACGCCTGGAAAGTCTTTGTCAGCAATTGTTCACTGCGATGACGTTTGCGGCGGTGAAAGTGCGAACGTTGACGCTTGGTCGATCCGTTCGTTTTGCCCGCTGATGAGACTCCTGTGCCGAATTCGATTCACGCGTCACGTCGACGGCGATTGCCCTCGATGTTGTCGGTCCTCTTCATGCTGCCTGTTCTTCTCGGCATGTCCATGTTGGCCAACTACGCCAACCAACCAGGGCCCGAGGCGATCGATGTGCCGGTCAAACTCACCAGCGGCGTGTTGCCAGAATGGAAGGCGTTTAGCGCTCGTCCGACCGTTGTCTTTTTCTATCATCCTCACTGCCCGTGCACGCGAGCGACCGTGCGTACATGGGAGCGATTGATCGCGACCAGTTCCACGCAACCGAAAATCTTTGCCTACGCTTATCGTCCTGCCGACGTGAACGACCAGTGGGTGGAGTCGGACTTGACCGACGCCATCCGCAAACTGGGCGACGTCGATGTGATCGCGGATGCCGGTGGCGATGCTTGCCGCCGTTTTGGAGTCACGACGTCTGGGCATTTGTTGGTCTATGGCGTCAACGGTGAGTTGAAGTTCAGCGGTGGGATCACCTCGGCACGTGGTCACGAGGGCGAATCGCAAGCGGGCGACGCATTCATCAAGCAAATCAACCTGCAATCCACCGCTCAAACGCATTGGCCCGTCTTTGGTTGCGCGGTCGTATCAGAAGCGGAGGGCGTTTGAGATGCCTGAGCAACGTCGGATCGCTGAAACGAACGCCCTGTTCCAACAACGCTACGAAACCGAGTGTGCTTGGGTCCACCGCTTCATGGCTTGGATCATGGTCGGGCAATGGGCGTTGGGGTTGGCATTTGCCGCGTTTCTATCGCCCTACACCTGGATCGGTGAGCGTCAAGAAATCCACATTCACGTTTGGGCCGCGTTGCTGATTGGCACTTCGCTGTCCGGGTTTGCGCTGTATTGGATGCGGCTCTACCCCAAAGAAGCGAGCACTCGTCACGTGGTGGCGATCGTGCAAATGCTTTGGTCCGCGTTGCTGATTCACTTGTCAGGCGGACGCATCGAAACTCACTTTCACGTGTTCGCTTCGCTGGCAATTCTGAGCATCTATCGTGACTGGAAGATTCTGATCAGCGCGACAGTCGTTGTCGCAATCGATCACTTCGTTCGAGGCGTGTTCTACCCTCTTTCGGTGTTTGGAATCCTGACTGAAAGTCCTTATCGCTGGATCGAACACGCGGCATGGGTCTTGTTCGAAGTCGCGTTCCTCGCACCGGGGTGTTATCGACTTCGTAAAGAGGTCTACGAACTTTGTGCCCGTCAGCTCGAACTGCAAGACGCCAAACGCACCGTGGATCAACAGGTTGCCGAGCGTACTCGCGAACTTTCGGACGCCTATGAACTGCTGGCGGAAAAGACCGCTGAGACGGAAAAGTTGGCTCTGGTCGCGCGGTACACCGACAACGCGGTCCTCATCACCGATGCGGATTCGCAAATTGAGTGGGTCAACGAAGGCTTCACTCGTATCACCGGGTATGCACTGGAGGAGGTCATTGGCAAACGGCCTTTGGACTTCCTGCACGGACCGCAAACCGATCCGCAAATTCGCGAAACCATCCGAAACGCGAACCAACACAAGGTTGGATTCAACGTTCATACCGTGAACTATCGCAAAGACGGGCAACCGTATTGGGTCGACATCGAAGTCCGCCCCATTCGCGATGCCGACGGCGAAGTGCGTCGATTCATTGGCATCCAAGCCGATGTGACTGAGCGAGTCACACAGGAACGCGAAAAGATTCGTCTGCACCAGGAATTGCTGGACGTTTCGCGGCAGGCCGGGATGGCCGAAATCGCGACGGGTGTGCTGCATAACGTTGGGAACATCCTGAACAGCGTCAACGTTTCCGTCTCGGTGATTCGAAATCAGTGTTCCAAGAGTGCTTTGGGGCATCTGCAAAAGGTCACCGATCTTATCGCCGAACATGAATCGACCTTCGCCGATTTCGTCAGCAGCGATCAACGTGGAAAGAAGATTCCTTCCTACGTGCAACGAGTCACACAGGCGCTCGGTGACGAACGTCAAACCATCGACGAAGAGCTGGTCGACTTGACCAAAAACATCGAACACATCCGTGAGATTGTCACGATGCAGCAGTCGATGGCTCGCACGGGCAACTGCAATCAAAGGCTCGAGTTGGACACGATGATCGAGGACGCTTTGGCTGCCAACAAAGCGTCGCTGATGAATCACCAGATTCGAGTTATCAAAGAATTGGACGACGACGCCGCTGTGATCGAAACGGACAAACATCGATTGCTTCAGATTCTGATCAACCTGATCAAGAACGCGAAAGATTCGATGGTGGAGCACGGGGTCGACTCACCCCAGATCACGATCCGCAGTCGCTGCGAAGACGAACAATTGGTTCTTTCAGTGATCGACAACGGGATGGGAATCTCCCGCGAAAGTCTTCAGCAGATCTTTCAACACGGATACACGACGAAGGACGACGGCCACGGCTTTGGGTTGCACAGCAGTGCCAACGCGGCCGGTGAACTCGGTGGGCGTTTGGAAGCGTTCAGTGACGGCATTGGCACCGGCGCACGCTTTGACGTGACGCTGCCATTGAACCCTCCGAAATCAGGAATTGAAACCAAGGTATTTCAAGCAACATCATGACGAGCATTCCAACCAAAAACCATCGCGTACTGATCGTTGACGATAACCCGTCGATCCACGCGGACTTTCGCAAGATCTTTCGGCCGCGAACCAAAGCTTTGCCGGATATCGACGACTTCGACTTGGACGGTTCGCTGGACGATGCCACGCCCGATGGATTGCGTTTCGATTCCGCGCATCAAGGAGACGACGCGGTGCAGATGACGAAGAAAGCCGTCGAGCAAAGCGATCGCTATTCGTTGGCGTTTGTTGATATGCGGATGCCACCCGGCATGGATGGGTTGCAAACCATTTCCGAGCTTTGGAAAATCGACCCGGAACTGCAAATCGTGATTTGCACCGCTTACAGTGATCACTCCTGGGAAGAATCCGTTGCGGTGCTTGGCCACACGGAAAATCTGCTGATTCTGAAGAAGCCCTTCGACGATGTCGAAGTGTTGCAAATTGCGGTGGCGCTGACCTGCAAGTGGGACGCCGCTCGCGAAGCCAGTTTGAAACGGCGTGAGCTGGAAGAATTGGTGCGTGCACGAACCGCCGAACTCGAACGCGTCGCCATGCACGATGGTTTGACCGGTTTGGCAAACCGCACCAAGTTCAATGAACGTCTGGCACGCACGCTCGAGAAATCCGAAGTGCGCAACGAAACCGCTGCGGTGCTGCTGATTGACCTGGATCAATTCAAAATCATCAATGACACGATGGGCCATCCTGCCGGCGACGA
This genomic interval carries:
- the map gene encoding type I methionyl aminopeptidase, with the protein product MLTKQRKLILSNTQRDMMRAAGQANAALMDYIRPHVKPGITTEKLDQMIHDWTYGHGYRAATLGYQKYPKSCCTSVNEVICHGIPDGYELQDGDIVNIDITTVVDGWHGDQSETFLLGEVSDEKRAVTQCAFDCMHMAIDALTPGCRVATIGEAVVPEAEGRGFTVVREYVGHGLGKQFHLDPSIPHFPNRQSRIDRLFPGMCFTIEPMINAGSRYTQCDKSDGWTVRTRDGRPSAQFEHSILMTEQGPEILTQTQDGPRKGHQF
- a CDS encoding DNA gyrase/topoisomerase IV subunit B, which produces MSVAPKEYNAKNITALEGLEPVRKRPGMYIGGVGSAGLHHLIWEIVDNSVDEAMNGHASEIVVTLHKDGETITVSDNGRGIPVDKHPKTKKSALEMVLTVLHAGGKFEGDNYKTSGGLHGVGASVVNALSKELVAVVKRNGAQYRMAFSRGQATSKLQKLRGTVRGTGTTITFTPDPTIFPRTTFNTETIKQRLETASFLHRGVKVTYVDEVAKTRETFLHENGIVDYLGKVIKEREARTIHEAPFTYRIDEDNRVEATLQWTESTDEHVRSYVNGIPTASGGTHENGFRGGVVKAVRNHIDTHNLTPRGVKITHEDIREGLIAIVSIFVAEPQFQGQTKDRLNNPEAHGIVESGIRGAMEQWLNNNPSVADAVIARIVAAARARAASRAASEAVSRKGGSKRTMLPGKLSDCVSGGKGKSELFIVEGDSAGGSAKQGRDRNCQAILPLRGKVLNTESATLKKILDNKEIQDMIASLGCGIGPSLNLANLRYDRIILLADADSDGHHITTLLLTFFYRHMPALIADGRLFIAVPPLYRIDIGKETFWAADEEDRERILSEHTGRANPEITRFKGLGEMMPKVLWNTTLDPANRTLLKVEIDDHLETDRTISDLMGRDASARFRFIMERAEDASEIDI
- a CDS encoding secretin N-terminal domain-containing protein, coding for MNRIDFPMQPGENESQLGIAAGRGFHAESWTRCNFARCVPQKRGWLIAGLLGLAVTVGHTDPAAAQEPAAADSASSTVGDSSASTTNESKELRFNFSGAPWGDVLRWFSEQADLSLQLDASPAGTVNFSDPTKTYSIGEGLDLINRLLLDRGWALVRRGRMLLLVDLEAENAEKLISEMAELVTPESFEGRGNSDIVRCVFPLGGLTAEEAREELSQIIGPWGRINVLGGARQVVVTETVGKLKTIQSVLSAAEEAQSSVVEIALENRAAEEILEIARPLVGLEPGMNLGDDLRISVSLYGDRVFATGDPAKLALLKSIFTKADKPIPGSEDAEEVEVVQPVLKTHSVASANLQTAFDVLQTLLQGTPDTRIALDTKRGVIVASARPETQQRIASTIAELEGDGDNFAIINLKRLEPANALLTINKFFGVTETGGQGPTVDGDPETGRLWVRGTASQIETVKRLIDELENDPLTGGLGENVRVLPLSGPSANQTLRQLESLWPMTGRENRLRVVVPNSTEEGRLQEGNGTQPIRRPMNPNADQEARWEVAPAKANNPFAVIQRETLVRTYDDTEATGEESNANSTEESQGPTLLEDESANLNAGADIVVQMTPAGLVIASKDTEALDAFEQLLNSISASSTTASDLPTVFRLKYIKADVASELVASVLGGAESSSGSLTESVMGGLGGGMLGGLLGMGGGGGDEPSTARSILTSRGSVNIVADGHLNSLIVQASPADLEFIRLVIQEIDQEESPELVRTVPTPKLIPVIYQEASSVAEIVKSVFAEKMFQEESSRGGGGGRQPSPEDFINAIRGGRGGRGGGGTEKPKSEPTKIIVAVDERSNSLVVTATPQDFEQVEELVGILDQQGMEQEEQTVVLPLAGGVRAEVLQQALESMLGVKATTSTSTSSSSGSSSSSSSSRSSMPTGSSPEDIRRRIEFFRSRFGGGGGTPGGFGGRGGDTGRGRGGDTGRGGRGGTTGGGRGR